The genomic stretch gggtacagtactggtgggtacaggtctgtccctgtataacactggggtacagtactggtgggtacaggtctgtcactatataacactggggtacagtactggtgggtacaggtctgtccctgtataacactggggtacagtactggtgggtacaggtctgtccctgtataaccctggggtacagtactggtgggtacaggtctgtcactgtataacactggggtacagtactggtgggtacaggtctgtccctgtataacactggggtacagtactggtgggtacaggtctgtctctgtataaccctggggtacagtactggtgggtacaggtctgtccctgtataacactggggtacagtactggtgggtacaggcctgtccctgtataaccctggggtacagtactggtgggtacaggtctgtccctgtataacactggggtacagtactggtgggtacaggtctgtctctgtataacactggggtacagtactggtgggtacaggcctgtccctgtataacactggggtacagtactggtgggtacaggcctgtccctgtataaccctggggtacagtactggtggattCTGAGTAGCACACGACATTGGGTTAAGGGCAATTTCCCTTCTCGCATCACTGAGGTAAATAATCACAATGACCATGTCGGGACTGGACGATATACTGAAAACTGGGACCACTGTgtggaagaaagaatttgcatttctacagcacctttcagctttacagccaatgaattacatttctAGTCACTGTCGTTACGTCGgccaacacagcagccaatttgcgcacagcaagatcccacaagcagcaacgaGATACGTGGCCAAATaacgttttagtgatgttgcttgaggtatTTTTCCTCCAATACAAATTTTTCACAGCTCTTcatcgcaaggatcggtgctgatcGACACGTGACCTAGCAGGTCAGCTTTGTTGGTCAGTTATGTGCCCAGAATGTTGTCATATCGGGAGACGAATGTTTAACACGCTCGCACGATAGTCCTCGGAGGTGTTCACCCATTTAAAACAACATTCGCTTTAAAACAGGGCACAGACCAACAGCAACTTTTATTTATACAGTGTTTCTAATGTCCCACGGCTCTTAAGGACGGGTTAGGTTGATCTCGCTaacagcaatttctgggctacAGTTGTGTGAGTGGCCAGGGTTATAAATAGTCCGAATATGTGAAAGGGCAGGGTACATAGCAATAGGTGGCGCAGTGGGTAGCTTGCTTAGCTTTGCagtccgaaggttgtgggttcaagtcccactccagagactcgagtacaaaatctagtgctcccggtgcagtactgagggagtgccgcactgtcggaggtgccgcactgtcggaggtgctgcattAAACTGAGGTCAGGTGGACGTAACGCCAGCcgctactggaagaagagcagcgggagttctccctggggccgatatttatccctcgacatcCCAGATGATCTGGTCTTTATCTCGTTACTGtttctgcgtgcaaattggctgccgtgtttccctattgTGACTACACTGTGAAAAAAAataagtacttctttggctgaaaagcgttttgggacgtcctgaggtcatgagcaGTGCCGTATGGAATGCAAGAAGCTAAAGGGGTAGAGTTAATTCAACGGATAGGAACCCCAAGGGTTCAAAAAGTTCAAGGAATCGCTGTCCCGCAGAACCTGAGAGAGCAAATCGCAGCGGTCGGAGACAGCACAGGCCAAACTTTTCAGCTGGTCCTTGACATTGGGTGCCTTGGTCCCACTGTCCACCAGCAGGGCCACGTCCCGGATCCACTGAACGAAGAGGAGGCAGCAGGACACGGCGTTCCTCGCGCCCTCCACGATGTTGGAGTGGACAGACCGGGCATCGGGGGGCAGCTGGGCCGGCCGGCCGAGGAACTGGGCCTCTGTGGCAAAGCCCACCAGGGCGCGGACGGACTGGACCAGGGGGCTGCTGAAGACCACGCAGCGGGAACGGGTCTCCTCGCTGGGCAAGGCCCTGAGCTCCTTGACGCAGGCAAGGAAGGCACTGGCGCAGCAGGCAGTGCCCTTCAGGCTCAGCTTGAACTGGTCCCGGGCAAAGCCGCCCGTCTTGCCCTCGCCCGCCAGCCCGCACAACTCCGACAGGCCCTTGAGGTTGCTCGACACGCCCTGGGCGATGCCCGAGAGCAGGGAGGGCGACAGGTCCGGGAGGGGCAAGGCCCTCAAGGTGCTGCAATGCTGCTCGATCTCCTGTTGTAGGACGGACACCTTGTAGCGCTCGACCGACCCCGGCTGAGCTGGCTTGGAGCCCGGCATCTCCAGGGCCGCCAGGTAGCCAGCGTGCGAGGAGCACTCAACCAGGGCCACCACCAGATTGCAGAGTTCGATCAAACCCCGGCCCACCTCCTCGTCTTTGCTCAGGCGCACCAAGTACTGTAGCTCGTGGACCAGGATGGCCAGGCCTTTGGTCCTGGCGATGATCGTGTCCCTGCATTTCTCGAAGGACTCGCCGCAGGTGCTCAAGCTCCTGGTGTCGACCGGTCGGGCATCGTAGCAAAGCAGCAGGTCCGCCACATGTTGGATCTTAGTCTTGCAGGAGTCACAAACATAGACCAGCCGACTCTGCCTGTAGGCGATGGGACTGTCCTGGGATCGTTCCCACTGATTGCAATCCATCCGATTCCTCTGGCCGACTGGTGTCCTACTGGTCTGAGAGCTCCCAGTAATCCCTCGTACCTCCTGAACGGCAACTCAAGTACCTTTATCAACTCAGTTCGCACTCAAAAGTTCAGCACATTTGATCACCAGCTAACAAAGATTTACCGAACAACCAGGGGAAGAAATAATTAACTTCAGTCATTCTCTTTTGCTATAAAATGCTTATTCCCAATAAGCACTCTTAAAATCCCAATTTTCCTTCATTTAGGAATCCAATTTCCAAGAGAGGAGCTTCCGTTTTTTTTTTGTCGTTTAAGATTGTTTTGGTACTGAAGCAAGTTGTGATGGGTTTTAATCCGTTTCTCCGGGAACGATGCACTACTCCACTCATCTGTTCTTAAAACTGTCTTATTTCTCTGCCGTGTGTAATCCTTTTGAGTCACTATTTCTGATCCAACGCAGGGACAGCTCTTTCCAACGTGAAAATGAAATCAGCCGTCTGCAATCGTACTGGTTCGgccagagggggggaaaaaaaatgaattaaataacATGCGACTTCTCCAGAAGTTTGCAAACTTTCCTCCCTCTCGAATAATAAATGCTGCTTATCATTTAGTTCCCACAAGTAGCCCTGGTCCTATCCGATCGTGTTCAGGAAATGGAGCAGAGAGCCGGAGGAGGGCGGGGTTAGTCCCTGCCTTCTCTTGAAGTCTGAATTCAGGGAGATCAATCAAATGGAACCAGAGATGAAAAAAGGAGAGGGGGCGGTGGGAGGGAGTGTTGTTAGTACAGATAAGGGGACATCCCTCCTAGTACTTGTGTTCAAAGGCAACTCCCCACTTGCTCCACTTTTTCTGGCTCTGGACACTTTTTAAACTTTTCAAATCCTTTTCAGTGACTGGTCTCCCGTGGTTTTTGCACCAGGCGGAGCTAAGAACCAGTCCACGGGGTCAAAAACAGTGTTTAAAAGGCAGCGGATGTTTAGACCAAGTTGAagtttttaaagtcatacattctgtcctcgtgtttgaaaagaaaaagacttgcgtttctacagcgcctttcacgacctctggatgtctcaaagcgctttggaGCCAATTAAGcactcttttgaagtgtagtcactgttgtgatgtaggaaacgccaatttgcgcacagcaagatcccacaagcagcaaggtgataatggccagataattatttttaggtgttggttgatggataaatgttgaccCAGGGGAGATctcctctgcttttctttgaaatagtaggcgtgggatctttcacacccacgagaggggcagacgggacctcggtttaatgtttcatccgaaagatggcacctccgacagcgcagcactccctcagtactggcaccgggagtgtcagcctgggttatgggctcgagtctctggcatgggactcgaacccacgaccttctgactcagaggcgagagtgctacccactgagccacagctgactctatgggctcgattttagggtcgggtttcctgcgggtatccagcgggggggcccccgaaaatcccgatatgaggtcacgcgACCGGATCGCGCTGCGATCccaaccacttccgggttccccgatgacgtgcggggctgcgtgcgtggcccccgctggtgggaatcccgcaggcaattaaagccagcggggttccacttgaaaatACTTACCtcgcttgttgaggtcagttaatgagctgaatcagctgtcaaaagaggaagtgtgggatttcacctgcatcgcagcgtgtttcccacactgggggaaacagtctctctccaaccaggcgtgttgcagccagcagcctgtggcaggtgccaaggtgcactccacgggggagagccctcacccacgcaggaggccaccgcgtcacatagggcaacccctgccccccaccaccccccgccaagccagaggacagaccgacacgaaaccgcagccccagtccgaggaaccacccacctaccctgcacaacccctcagaccaacaacggccagatgggtggtgcgtggacaccctcggaggacgaacagcatgaccagccccaacagcctcgcagtccacgccgtccgccgcagagacgtggagccccccaacacggggttgttgcacgcccacctgcacagctggagggagggctaccgcagagagagacgcatcgcagagggcactaccctcgccacatggtccacagaccgaggcgaagctccccggacctctccgagcagcagtgcacacggaggcgcagattcgctcgacagacctgtagtcgtggagatctgcaggctctttcatgccaagctgctcctgcctggccccagcaacaagtgcttacctgtcgctgccaaagtcaccactgccctccgcaacttctcctccgcatccttccagggtgcagccggctacaccgccgatgtctctcagtggtctgcgcagaagagccctgcaaatacacctgcacctactctgcagtaacacgatgggtggcatcagtggtggatcctcatagtgatacccaggagcgggcattattggacacaacagacagtattcgcggagacatggcagtggtggtgccaatataatgtgtgctgtttgttgctctgaaattcaatataggtaccacccatggcaaaccctccgacacccttgtgcacccccttcatgctcataaaacatttgccttacgctgcctactgcacatatgtgatgcatgccctgtggctgcagcacaggtggtggcaggttgagtgaggctggccatgagggagatgcacgagagggtgagtatgggatagagccatgagattgtatgaggattgggtcgcatgttagtggcaggatgagtactggcgaggtgagtaggtggaggtaagatgaggatggggtttgagtgggtatgaggggtgatgtgacagagtagtgttggcggtgccgaaggagatgtggggttggggcagtgttgtggcagatggagtgtaggggaaagacttcgtgttctcactgtggctgacctactgaggtcattgcagcgcctcctgcactgtatgcaggtgggcgatatgtggttgcgcaggtgaccccctctgccacctccagccaggccttcttggtggcagaggctggccgcttcctcccgcccgccgggtggaagatctctgtcttcgccctcctcctcaccccatctgatgatacctggggtgaggcatcattaaactgggagcagccttccccctgggctgctccatgctgaaatttgttccattggttgcagcatctgtcagtggaggactgcccctttaactagagagcctccagctgacagatcgtactgcgcatgcgcagcccgcccgacgcgcagaccagcagcgtggaccccggaggagcatgtaagtggctccaattagtggattgcctgctacgatcgcgcgggcaacccactaatttcaccgagcgtgttgaccacgctcccgaaacccaacccgccggaaacccgcaggcctggtaaaatcgagccctatatcttCTCATTATCCTGTGCCCAAATTTATAAAGGAAAATTTACATGAAAACTTGTCAAACGTTCCCAATCTTTGAGAGGAACGAGGCAACTTTTAAACGACATTTATTAAAAACCGAATACAcaaaataaattatacagaacTCCACGAAGGCTAAAAAAAAACCTCCAAATCGGTAGGGGggaggcggtggtgggggggggagtatttcatagaatggtacagcacaggaggccattcagcccattgtgcctgtgccagctctttgaaagagctgtccaattagtcccactccccccacagccctgcaattttttccttttcaagtatttatccaattcccttttgaaagttactattgaatctgcttccaccgccctttcaggcagtgaattccagatcagaacaactcgctgcgtcaaaaaaattctcctcatctccccctctggttcttttgccttaaatctgtgtcctctggttaccgaccctcctgccactggtaacagtttctccttattcactctgatcaaaacccttcatgattttgaacgcctctactAAATCTGCCCgtaaccatctctgctccaaggggaacaatcccagcttctccagataaccaaattccctcatccctggtatcattccagtaaatctgctccacaccctctccgaggtcctgacatccttcctaaagtgcagtgcccagaattggacacaatactccaataaaGTGAGAAAGGTCGTCTCTTAACCTCTGCCCCTCCTTTAACACCGTGACAAAGACTTAAACGCTAACCAGTGGCTCACTTTCATTGTCTTACATCTCCCAGCTTAGTTGTAAACTCTGGCTGGGCgggttcctggaggtttcatcacatgacgtcCTGCTGCTGACTGCccagccccctcacactcccgccattggccgTCCGACAAGTCAGTCACGCggagccccgccttcccacggccaatcggaaagccaacagactcttcattacccaactgGATTCGTTCTTGACATTCAGTCAAACCAGTCCTTTTCCTCAGGTCCGATATTTTCATAACTATtagacaaaagtgttcaaagaaagtttTTTTATATTAATGCCGCTGCGATTGTTCTCCCGGGTGTTGCCCGCAGCTCTGTCCTGGAGTTTacgtctttaattcctggagactccagggcaatcctggagaattggcaaccctactgcGGTGAAATAGTGAAGTTCAGACTGGAGCTGCGGTTGTTGGTCTGATTTAACGTCAAGACTTCCTAAGTTTCAttgtgccagtggaaacaatttctccctatttactctatcaaaacccttcctaattttgaacccctctattaaatctccccttaaccttctctgctctccacataactgaaatgggGAAGGAAAATCCCCTTCAGAACTATCAGGACAGTTCTGAGactgggctggggctcttttctctagaaaagagaaggctgaggggtgacctcatagaggCCTTAAAAGTTATGAaagagttcgatagggtagacgtagagaagatgtttccacttgtggggggagaccagaactagggggccataaatataagataatcactaataaatccaatcaggaattcaggagaaacttctttgcccagagagtggtgagaatgtggaactcgctcccacatggaatggttgaggtgaatagtgtagatggatttaaggggaagctggataaacacatgagggagaaaggaatagaaggatatgctgatagggtgagatgaagaggggagggaggaggctcgtgtggagcataaacaccggcatagaccagttgggccgaacggcctgtttctttgctgtcaaTTCTACGTTATTTGCCCTCTTACCAGAGAAAAGTCCAGTGTTAAATAAGAACGGTGACTTTTACTAAAAATGTAATTCGAGTAATACATTGTACAAAACCAGTCGTCATAAATGAGTGAATATAAGACAGACATTTTTGCGTAGCACACCTCTCAGATGCATTGCGCATACAATGAACCatttgaagtgcagtaaacatGGCAACCATTTTGTGAACAGCGAGGCCCCACAAAGAGCcctgaggtgaatgaccagtgaATCTGCTTTTGGTCATGTTGGCCAAGAGAGGAAtgctggctaggacaccgggagaactgccccccctcccccccccccccccgactgttgccagaatagtgccttgggatctttaacgtcggTGTGAGAGGGCTTTGTTTAACAAGTGATAAGTGGCCTGGGTTATGGGCTCGAGTCCCattagtggggcttgaacccaggacTTTCTGACTCGGAAGTGGAGGGAGCTATTGATTTAGCTGAGCAGAGATATTTTGCCCGTTTGACTTTGTTAATGACCAGAGAAAAATATATCTACAGTTGAAAATTGGCACTTTAACCCGGGCTGGCTAGTCTCTCAGGGGGGGCCCTTGATGGGGGATTGTCAGTTCAATGCAGTGATTCCCCCATTTAAAgtgtatatatacttgaaaaggaaaaatatgaagggctatgtggaaagagcagggggggcggATGgggaagtgagactaattggacagctctttcaaagagctggcatgggccgaatggccgccttctgcgcTATAaaatgacatggatgaaggaacagagtgtcttgtggccaagtttgctgatgataggtggaaaagcaagttgcgatgaggacacaaagtgtctgcaaagggatattgacaggttaagcgaatgggcaaaaatttggcagatggaatataatgtgggaaaatgtgaggaaaaataaaaaagcaaaatattatttgaatggagaattactacaaaatgctgcggtcggtacagagggatctgggtgtcctcgtacaagaaacacaaaaagtcaacatacaggtgcagcaggtaattgggaaggcaaacggaatattggcctttatttctcgggggatggagtataaaagcagggaagtcatgctacgactgtacagggtgctggtgagaccacacctggaatactgcatacagttctggtgcccttatttaaggaaggacatacttgcattggaggcagttcagagaagggtcactcggttgattccaggtatggaagggttgtcttatgaggaaagattgaacaggttgggtctatactcattggagtttagaagaatgagaggagatcttaatgaaacgtacaagattctgaggggactcgatagggtagatgctgagaggatgttacccctcatgagggaatctaaaactaggggacatagtctcagaataaggggtcgcccgtttaagatggaaatgaggaggaatttcttctcccagagggtcatgaatctttggaattcttttccccaaaaagctgtggaggcagagtcattgaatacattcaaggctgagttagacaaatttttgatcagcgagggagtcaaaggatatggggaaaaggcgggaaagtggagttgaggtaaaaatcagatcagccatgatctcattaaatggcggagcaggctcgaggggccgaatggcctactcctgctcctatctcttatggtctaaaatTCTGTGTCATTCAATTCCATGTAAAATTAAAATACAAACgataaggtgggtagatgggagttaagatgcaggtcagccgtgatctaactgaatggcggaacaggctcgaggggctgaatggcctcctccagttcctacgCATTACACCGTATGAGTGTTGCCTCAACATGGAGCTTCTTGCACTGCTCCTTCAGGGTTTGAAAAAGGAAGTGCAGCCCGGATGAGaagctgctttttgtgggacctgtcTGCCTGTACGTTTTGAGGAAAATAGCTGCCCCACTCCACCTTCCCCAAACACCACGCCAGCATCAGGGAGGAAGAGAATTCTTGACGACCGTTTAAGACGATACAAAGAAACTACTGAAACAGGATGTGAATGCAGAGGAGATAGTGAGCAAAAGCCCAACAGCTGAAGGATGCTTAACTTTCCTTCTCACGGAAACGTTCCTTTGGCTCGCTAaacttctttctctttctcataCAGACTTCATCTTGGCTGCAAGGAACTTCAAACCGGAATACCTGGTGGACAGATAGGAACCGTTACGGAGGGATTTGCACTGATCCGTTCAATTCCGCTCTCGCGAAACGTTCGTTTCAATAGCGCCTTTCTCGTCCCtacaatgtcccaaagcgcttcactttACAGTCAAAGTGTTGTCGCTGCTGTAACATGggcaacgcagcagccaatttgcgcacagcaagctcctacaaacagcaatgcgataataaagaaaagaacttgcatttagacagcacctttcacgacctcaggacaacccaaggcgctttacagccaatgaactacttttgaagtgtagtcactgttgtaaagtaggaatagtggcagccaatttgcgcacagcaagatcccacaaacagcaatgtgataatgaccagatcatctgttttaggtgttggctgagggataaatattggccaggacaccggggagaactccccttctcttcttagaaatagtgccgtgggatcttttacgtctcatccgaaaggcagcacctccgaccgtgcgaaactccctcagtaccgcagagGAAATCCACACACCGCATTTTAACTGCCCTTTAGTAAGGGTGACGCTACAAAGACTGCGATGAGCCTTGCTTCGTTTGTTCCAAGGCTTTGGTAGTTTCTCGCAACGTATCAGAGCCGCAACTTGCATCGCAGGGCGTGGAACTGGAGTAGAACAGGGGCCACGGGGAGTGAGATGTGACCCGGGTTAGAGAAAACAGGCATCGAAGTTCGGTCAGTAATTTAATGCAGCTACGGGCCGTCGCTGTCTCAGGGCGACAGGGCCGCTCCACAAACCGCAATGGAACGTCGCCATTTACCGGCTGACGAGTCACTTACCGTTTTTTCTCTTTCTGAACTGATCCTCTTCTTTCCTGCCACCTTTCTCTGCGAGTTCTTGCACTGCTTTTTGTCTCCTCTCACCACTGGGGCAGCATGCTCCTTGGAAAGTATCGGAGAACCAGTTTACACGCAAGACTTCTTGTTAGCAAAGCTCTCTTTCTGCCCTCCCCtcctatagaatcatagtatgatacagcacaggaggccattcggcccatcgtgcctgtgctagctctttgaaagagctatccaattagtcccaccctcccgctctttccccagagccctacaAATCTTTCcgcttcaggtatttatccaattcccttttaaaaattactgttggatctgctcccaccgccctttcaggcagcgcattccagatcataacaactcgctgcattaaaaagaaagtctcttcacctccctctctggttcttttgccaattatcttaaatctgtgtgatgtggttaccgaccctcctgccagtgggaacagcacGACACTCGAATGCCCTCCGGTGCCTGGTCCAAGCGGCCATACTGTATGTGTGAGGCTCAGCAAAGGTGGGCTACTCAACTGCAGGGGGCGTCACGGCAGCATTGTGGTCCCGTCCTCACCCAACATGAGCGTCCagcaaggggtggggggtgggcagggGTGGCTGGATTGCAATCGGGAGCAGGGAGCACTGgctgatcccccccccaccccctccccaagccCAGGGGCACTGCACTCAGTACCCTCgcagagatcagctagctcagcgcaAGGCAGCGACTGAACCCTGAGGTCGCTGAATGGCCCACGTCCCCAGTGCCTCGGGGGGAATCGAGGGATTTTATTTGGAAGCTTCTGCTCCAAAGCACAGCAGCGCTTTGCTAAATACTCACAGACGTCACTTGAAAGAGCCTCCCACTTCTTGTCCTCCGGCCAGACACTTCCAGCTCTGACGTCTTGCTCACCAAGTTCTCCATCTGCCGTAGGACACAGGTGAGAAGCAGTTACATTTTGAACTGGTTTCCAACAAAAAAAGAATCACCTCCAGACCGCTTACACGCACGGGTGAGTGAAAGAGGAAATCGCAGGGCGAGCAGGGTTAGAAGGAGCACTGAGATGAGTTGGCCAGTTACAACCTGGTTCCATGTGAGCATTCATCCACAGCACGTAACTGTTCCCAGTTCAGCACCCTAACTGTTAAGACTTGCTTAGAGAGGTCGCAGGTCGGCTGGTGCAGGGAATGGAAAAACTCATGTCGTTTAANNNNNNNNNNNNNNNNNNNNNNNNNNNNNNNNNNNNNNNNNNNNNNNNNNNNNNNNNNNNNNNNNNNNNNNNNNNNNNNNNNNNNNNNNNNNNNNNNNNNNNNNNNNNNNNNNNNNNNNNNNNNNNNNNNNNNNNNNNNNNNNNNNNNNNNNNNNNNNNNNNNNNNNNNNNNNNNNNNNNNNNNNNNNNNNNNNNNNNNNCGACTCCAGAGTCAGACTCACCTGCGAAGCAGGGCTGCTGGTCTTTGGGCTTGCTGTGCCCGATGCCTTTTCAGCCTGCGGCTGGGATTTTGCTTCTGAAAACAAAGCGAAGTGACACAGTTTTTAAGCAATCGTTATCGGTACTGCACAGGAATGTTCGCATTTAAACCTT from Heptranchias perlo isolate sHepPer1 chromosome 44, sHepPer1.hap1, whole genome shotgun sequence encodes the following:
- the LOC137306660 gene encoding talin rod domain-containing protein 1-like yields the protein MDCNQWERSQDSPIAYRQSRLVYVCDSCKTKIQHVADLLLCYDARPVDTRSLSTCGESFEKCRDTIIARTKGLAILVHELQYLVRLSKDEEVGRGLIELCNLVVALVECSSHAGYLAALEMPGSKPAQPGSVERYKVSVLQQEIEQHCSTLRALPLPDLSPSLLSGIAQGVSSNLKGLSELCGLAGEGKTGGFARDQFKLSLKGTACCASAFLACVKELRALPSEETRSRCVVFSSPLVQSVRALVGFATEAQFLGRPAQLPPDARSVHSNIVEGARNAVSCCLLFVQWIRDVALLVDSGTKAPNVKDQLKSLACAVSDRCDLLSQVLRDSDSLNFLNPWGSYPLN